A single window of Cellulomonas sp. NTE-D12 DNA harbors:
- the alaS gene encoding alanine--tRNA ligase translates to MRTAEIRQRWLDYFESKGHAVVPSVPLISPDPSILFTIAGMVPFIPYILGTQQAPWPRVASVQKCIRTNDIENVGRTARHGTFFQMNGNFSFGDYFKEGAIELAWELLTGSQDEGRYGFDGDRLWVTIWDQDDVALDSLRQVGVDPRHIVRLPREENFWDTGQPGPAGPCAEFHYDRGPQYGPEAVGGTVDPGGDRYMEIWNLVFDQFIRGEGVGKVYPLVGELDKKAIDTGAGLERMAFLLQDKQNMYEIDEVFPVITKAEEISGRRYGADQADDVRLRVVADHVRSALMLIGDGVTPSNEGRGYVLRRLLRRTVRSMRLLGVQDATLPHLLPVSRDAMSASYPNVAEDFNRISQVAYGEEEAFARTLESGTTILDTAVRTAKASAGTDVPVLTGAQAFTLHDTYGFPIDLTLEMAAEHGVQVDEGAFRSLMAEQKARARADALAKKTGHADTSAYADLHARLSDEHGRPVKFIGYTDTTARAHVVGLLVDGVPAPAAVAPADVEVVLDVTPFYAEAGGQLADTGTIVLDGGARIEVDDVQAPIKGLNVHRGRLVDGTVTFGEPATATIDTARRRAIARAHTATHMVHKALREELGPTATQAGSENAPSRLRFDFRSGAAVPASSLSEIEGRVNSRLQDDLEVTDKVMDIDEARALGAMALFGEKYGRQVRVVSIGGDWSRELCAGTHVRRSGELGLVTLLGEASIGSGVRRVDALVGDGAYGYHATERALVGQLSGLLGARPDELADRVSGLLTRLKDSEKELANLRQGQLLAQAGTLAAAPQLVGNTRVVVHDAGEVGSGDDLRGLVTDVRSRLGESSPSVVAVGGVSKGRPVVVVATNAAAREAGLKAGAMVRAASAVLGGGGGGRDDLAQGGGQEAAKLSEALSAVVEAVRA, encoded by the coding sequence ATGCGCACCGCCGAGATCCGCCAGCGCTGGCTCGACTACTTCGAGAGCAAGGGCCACGCCGTCGTGCCGTCGGTGCCCCTGATCTCCCCGGACCCGTCGATCCTGTTCACCATCGCCGGCATGGTGCCGTTCATCCCGTACATCCTCGGCACCCAGCAGGCGCCGTGGCCGCGCGTGGCGAGCGTGCAGAAGTGCATCAGGACCAACGACATCGAGAACGTCGGCCGCACTGCGCGGCACGGCACGTTCTTCCAGATGAACGGCAACTTCTCGTTCGGCGACTACTTCAAGGAAGGCGCCATCGAGCTGGCCTGGGAGCTGCTGACGGGCTCGCAGGACGAGGGCCGGTACGGGTTCGACGGCGACCGCCTCTGGGTGACGATCTGGGACCAGGACGACGTCGCGCTCGACTCGCTGCGCCAGGTCGGTGTGGACCCGAGGCACATCGTGCGGCTGCCGCGGGAGGAGAACTTCTGGGACACCGGCCAGCCGGGTCCGGCGGGCCCGTGCGCCGAGTTCCACTACGACCGCGGTCCGCAGTACGGGCCCGAGGCGGTCGGCGGCACGGTGGACCCGGGCGGCGACCGGTACATGGAGATCTGGAACCTGGTGTTCGACCAGTTCATCCGTGGCGAGGGCGTCGGCAAGGTGTACCCGCTGGTCGGCGAGCTGGACAAGAAGGCGATCGACACCGGTGCGGGCCTGGAGCGCATGGCCTTCCTGCTCCAGGACAAGCAGAACATGTACGAGATCGACGAGGTGTTCCCCGTCATCACCAAGGCGGAGGAGATCTCCGGCCGCCGGTACGGCGCCGACCAGGCCGACGACGTGCGGCTGCGCGTCGTGGCCGACCACGTGCGGTCCGCCCTGATGCTGATCGGCGACGGCGTGACGCCGTCGAACGAGGGCCGCGGCTACGTGCTTCGGCGCCTGCTGCGGCGCACCGTCCGCTCCATGCGGCTCCTCGGCGTCCAGGACGCGACACTGCCGCACCTGCTGCCGGTCAGCCGGGACGCGATGAGCGCGTCGTACCCGAACGTCGCCGAGGACTTCAACCGCATCTCCCAGGTGGCGTACGGCGAGGAGGAGGCGTTCGCGCGCACGCTCGAGTCCGGGACGACGATCCTCGACACCGCGGTGCGCACCGCGAAGGCGAGCGCCGGGACGGACGTGCCGGTGCTCACGGGCGCCCAGGCGTTCACGCTGCACGACACGTACGGCTTCCCGATCGACCTCACGCTCGAGATGGCGGCCGAGCACGGCGTGCAGGTGGACGAGGGCGCGTTCCGCTCGCTGATGGCCGAGCAGAAGGCACGTGCCCGCGCCGACGCGCTGGCCAAGAAGACCGGCCATGCGGACACCTCGGCCTACGCGGACCTGCACGCGAGGCTGTCGGACGAGCACGGCCGTCCCGTGAAGTTCATCGGGTACACCGACACGACGGCGCGCGCGCACGTCGTCGGCCTGCTGGTCGACGGCGTCCCTGCGCCTGCGGCGGTCGCCCCGGCCGACGTCGAGGTGGTGCTGGACGTCACGCCCTTCTACGCGGAGGCCGGCGGTCAGCTCGCCGACACCGGAACCATCGTGCTGGACGGTGGTGCCCGCATCGAGGTGGACGACGTCCAGGCGCCCATCAAGGGCCTGAACGTGCACCGCGGGCGCCTGGTCGACGGCACGGTGACCTTCGGCGAGCCGGCGACGGCGACGATCGACACCGCGAGGCGTCGGGCGATCGCGCGGGCCCACACCGCGACGCACATGGTGCACAAGGCGTTGCGCGAGGAGCTGGGCCCGACGGCCACGCAGGCCGGGTCCGAGAACGCGCCGAGCCGGCTGCGCTTCGACTTCCGGTCGGGAGCCGCGGTGCCCGCGTCCTCCCTGTCGGAGATCGAGGGCCGGGTCAACTCCCGGCTGCAGGACGACCTCGAGGTCACCGACAAGGTGATGGACATCGACGAGGCCCGGGCGCTCGGTGCCATGGCGCTGTTCGGCGAGAAGTACGGCCGGCAGGTGCGCGTGGTGTCGATCGGCGGCGACTGGTCGCGCGAGCTGTGCGCCGGCACCCACGTGCGCCGTTCCGGCGAGCTCGGCCTGGTGACGCTCCTCGGCGAGGCGTCGATCGGCTCCGGCGTCCGGCGCGTCGACGCGCTGGTCGGCGACGGCGCCTACGGGTACCACGCCACCGAGCGCGCCCTGGTCGGACAGCTGTCGGGCCTGCTCGGCGCGCGGCCCGACGAGCTGGCCGACCGCGTGTCCGGGCTGCTCACGCGGCTCAAGGACTCCGAGAAGGAGCTCGCGAACCTGCGCCAGGGTCAGCTGCTCGCCCAGGCCGGTACGCTCGCGGCCGCCCCGCAGCTGGTGGGCAACACCCGAGTCGTCGTCCACGACGCCGGCGAGGTCGGTTCCGGTGACGACCTGCGCGGCCTGGTCACGGACGTGCGGTCCCGGCTCGGTGAGTCGTCTCCGTCGGTCGTGGCCGTCGGCGGCGTCAGCAAGGGCCGGCCGGTCGTCGTCGTGGCGACCAATGCGGCGGCCCGCGAGGCCGGCCTGAAGGCGGGGGCCATGGTCCGCGCCGCGTCGGCGGTGCTGGGTGGTGGCGGCGGTGGTCGCGACGACCTCGCGCAGGGCGGTGGGCAGGAGGCCGCCAAGCTGTCCGAGGCGCTGTCGGCCGTCGTCGAGGCGGTGCGTGCCTGA
- the ruvX gene encoding Holliday junction resolvase RuvX: MPEVPAEPVVRGVRLAVDVGSVRVGLAVSDPDGLVATPVATLARGAARDGLRAGDLVRLVQEVGERGAAVVYVGLPRHLSGAEGAAAAAARAYAGTLAQAIAPVPVRLVDERMTTVAAHRALTASGRAGRKHRAVVDQAAAVVILQDALDAERATGRRPGERVEADPRRGALGGPQEDTTTGGETHR, from the coding sequence GTGCCTGAGGTCCCGGCCGAGCCCGTCGTCCGTGGGGTCCGCCTCGCGGTCGACGTGGGTTCGGTCCGCGTCGGCCTGGCGGTGAGCGACCCGGACGGGCTGGTGGCGACCCCGGTGGCCACCCTCGCCCGGGGCGCCGCTCGCGACGGTCTGCGCGCCGGTGACCTGGTCAGGCTCGTGCAGGAGGTGGGCGAACGCGGCGCCGCGGTGGTGTACGTGGGCCTGCCCCGGCACCTGTCCGGTGCCGAGGGCGCGGCAGCCGCGGCGGCCCGCGCGTACGCTGGCACCTTGGCGCAGGCGATCGCACCAGTCCCGGTGCGGCTCGTCGACGAGCGGATGACCACGGTTGCCGCTCATCGGGCGCTGACGGCGTCCGGCAGAGCCGGGCGCAAGCACCGCGCGGTGGTCGACCAGGCCGCGGCCGTGGTGATCCTGCAGGACGCGTTGGATGCGGAGCGCGCCACGGGCCGTCGGCCCGGGGAGCGGGTCGAGGCGGACCCGCGACGAGGCGCACTGGGGGGTCCGCAGGAGGACACGACGACTGGTGGAGAGACGCACAGGTGA
- the mltG gene encoding endolytic transglycosylase MltG yields the protein MSNSRTDWWPPLEGESHATGEPQPSHEPHAPGDLFGAIETAAAPSARRSRSSARAHRAKERKHRRRRTFLVLTLALAMIVGAGYVVYSLFGSSWHLGSSSGAVSDYPGPGYPSAQVVVNAGDSGSQIGKTLVDAGVVASQKAFTAAFSANPDAAKIQPGTYNLLLKMKASDAVSALLNPASRVSMRVTIPEGQTSAQILAKVTEVALIPAKDLQAAAADPAAIGLPPQANGKIEGWLYPATYQVQPGETATAVLKQMVAQTVSVLTAKNVPQDQWETVLNKASLIEREARRDEDRPMMARAIENRLAQGMPLSIDASVAYGLNKPGTQLTNADIQNADNPFNTYKHMGLPPTPIASPGEKSIDAVLNPAQGTWLFWMTVNDDTGETKFATTYAEHQQNQAQHDAWLASRASSTATPAG from the coding sequence GTGAGCAACAGCCGAACCGACTGGTGGCCGCCCCTCGAGGGGGAGTCGCACGCGACCGGTGAGCCGCAGCCGAGCCACGAGCCGCACGCTCCAGGGGACCTGTTCGGTGCGATCGAGACCGCTGCCGCGCCATCGGCACGCCGGTCGCGCTCCAGCGCGCGGGCGCACCGCGCGAAGGAGCGCAAGCACCGTCGCCGCCGCACGTTCCTGGTCCTGACCCTGGCGCTCGCGATGATCGTCGGCGCGGGCTACGTCGTGTACTCGCTGTTCGGCTCGTCCTGGCACCTCGGCTCGTCCAGCGGCGCCGTCTCCGACTACCCCGGGCCGGGCTACCCGTCGGCCCAGGTCGTGGTCAACGCCGGCGACAGCGGTTCGCAGATCGGCAAGACCCTCGTCGACGCGGGCGTCGTGGCGTCGCAGAAGGCGTTCACCGCGGCGTTCTCGGCCAACCCGGACGCGGCGAAGATCCAGCCCGGCACGTACAACCTGCTGCTGAAGATGAAGGCGTCCGACGCGGTCAGCGCCCTGCTCAACCCCGCGAGCCGGGTGTCGATGCGCGTGACGATCCCCGAGGGACAGACGTCCGCGCAGATCCTCGCCAAGGTCACCGAGGTGGCGCTCATCCCCGCCAAGGACCTGCAGGCCGCGGCTGCCGACCCGGCCGCCATCGGCCTCCCACCCCAGGCGAACGGCAAGATCGAGGGCTGGCTCTACCCGGCGACCTACCAGGTGCAGCCCGGTGAGACCGCCACCGCGGTGCTCAAGCAGATGGTGGCCCAGACCGTCTCGGTGCTGACGGCGAAGAACGTGCCGCAGGACCAGTGGGAGACCGTGCTGAACAAGGCGTCCCTGATCGAGCGGGAGGCCCGCCGCGACGAGGACCGCCCGATGATGGCGCGGGCCATCGAGAACCGGTTGGCCCAGGGCATGCCGTTGTCCATCGACGCCTCCGTCGCCTACGGCCTCAACAAGCCGGGGACGCAGCTGACCAACGCGGACATCCAGAACGCCGACAACCCGTTCAACACCTACAAGCACATGGGGCTACCGCCGACGCCGATCGCCTCGCCCGGCGAGAAGTCGATCGACGCCGTGCTCAACCCCGCGCAGGGCACCTGGTTGTTCTGGATGACGGTCAACGACGACACGGGCGAGACGAAGTTCGCGACGACGTACGCCGAGCACCAGCAGAACCAGGCGCAGCACGACGCGTGGCTGGCCAGCCGCGCCTCCAGCACCGCCACCCCGGCCGGCTGA
- a CDS encoding shikimate dehydrogenase, with protein MSQERRAAVLGHPVGHSLSPVLHRAAYEALGLTGWRYDAIDVTEDQLADVVGALDGTWAGLSLTMPLKQTVLRLLDHVEPLAETVGAVNTVLVQPVGRTVSLTGANTDVHGIVAALREGFAASGRDLPAGPSAAVLGAGATAASTLAALGELGCTAPTVYVRAVGRSGPLQRAAHRMGVSPVVRTLDRAGAEIGGADIVVSTLPAGAADAVADQLAGRPSGVLLDVVYAPARTALIAAWETAGGVAVGGARMLLHQAAEQVRLMTGRPAPLAAMDAALRDALAASV; from the coding sequence GTGTCGCAGGAGCGCAGGGCGGCCGTGCTGGGCCACCCGGTGGGTCATTCGCTGTCACCGGTGCTGCACCGGGCCGCCTACGAGGCGCTCGGCCTGACCGGATGGCGGTACGACGCGATCGACGTCACGGAGGACCAGCTCGCGGACGTCGTCGGCGCGCTGGACGGGACGTGGGCCGGCCTCTCGCTGACGATGCCGCTCAAGCAGACCGTCCTGCGCCTGCTCGACCACGTCGAGCCGCTGGCCGAGACGGTCGGGGCCGTCAACACCGTCCTGGTGCAGCCCGTCGGGCGCACCGTGAGCCTGACCGGCGCGAACACGGACGTGCACGGGATCGTGGCGGCGCTGCGGGAAGGGTTCGCCGCGTCGGGACGCGACCTGCCCGCCGGGCCGTCGGCCGCCGTGCTGGGCGCGGGCGCGACGGCGGCGTCGACCCTGGCGGCGCTCGGTGAGCTCGGGTGCACCGCGCCGACCGTCTACGTGCGGGCCGTCGGCAGGTCGGGGCCGCTGCAGCGCGCGGCCCACCGGATGGGCGTCAGCCCCGTCGTACGCACGCTGGACCGTGCCGGGGCGGAGATCGGCGGGGCCGACATCGTCGTCAGCACGCTGCCCGCCGGTGCCGCCGACGCCGTCGCGGACCAGCTCGCCGGCCGCCCCTCGGGCGTCCTGCTCGACGTCGTGTACGCACCGGCGCGCACCGCGCTCATCGCGGCGTGGGAGACCGCCGGGGGAGTGGCGGTGGGCGGCGCGAGGATGCTGCTGCACCAGGCGGCCGAGCAGGTGCGGCTGATGACGGGTCGTCCGGCACCGCTCGCCGCGATGGACGCCGCGCTGCGGGACGCCCTCGCGGCGTCCGTCTGA
- a CDS encoding ATPase, T2SS/T4P/T4SS family translates to MKQLGEILLDEGLVSEAQLLAALDEQGARNQSLGRTLVELGFLSEGQLVKALAEQVGMPFVDLDEYPVDRAAVSMVPAALCRRYTVLPVGIRDGALMLATADPGNVVAVDDVRTVSGMQVVSVVATYDNVLRAIDRFCRADDEMDSLTNAFEDQTPEPETDLSRMGDFVDDDAPIVRYVNLLVTQAITDRSSDIHIEPTEHDLRVRYRIDGVLHEVQRSPKNIQGGVISRVKILSDIDIAEKRKPQDGRMSVVHNGRKIDLRVATLPTVWGEKIVMRILDNSTASLDLRDLSFLEHNYEAYHASYTKPYGMILVTGPTGSGKSTTLYATLNAVSRPEINVITVEDPVEYRLPNINQVQVNPKAGLTFAGALRSILRSDPDVVLLGEIRDHETAQIAIEAALTGHLVLSTLHTNDAPSAITRLIEMGIEPFLVGSALDCVVAQRLARRLCEKCKEPYRPSPEEMESARFPWIAGEPVPEIFRPVGCVSCSRTGYRGRLALHEVMRVTEEIERHAVTHSSSAEIAATARKQGMIALRDDGWHKVAMGQTSIEEILRVVA, encoded by the coding sequence GTGAAGCAGCTCGGGGAGATCCTGCTCGACGAGGGACTGGTGTCGGAGGCGCAGCTTCTGGCCGCGCTGGACGAGCAGGGCGCGCGGAACCAGTCGCTGGGCCGCACGCTCGTGGAGCTCGGCTTCCTCAGCGAGGGTCAGCTGGTCAAGGCCCTCGCGGAGCAGGTCGGGATGCCGTTCGTCGACCTGGACGAGTACCCGGTGGACCGGGCAGCCGTCTCCATGGTCCCGGCCGCGTTGTGCCGTCGGTACACCGTCCTGCCCGTCGGCATCCGTGACGGGGCCCTGATGCTCGCGACCGCCGACCCGGGCAACGTGGTGGCCGTCGACGACGTGCGCACCGTGTCCGGCATGCAGGTCGTCTCGGTGGTCGCGACGTACGACAACGTGCTGCGCGCCATCGACCGGTTCTGCCGGGCCGACGACGAGATGGACAGCCTGACCAACGCGTTCGAGGACCAGACCCCCGAGCCCGAGACCGACCTGTCCCGGATGGGCGACTTCGTCGACGACGACGCCCCGATCGTCCGGTACGTCAACCTGCTGGTCACCCAGGCGATCACCGACCGCTCGTCGGACATCCACATCGAGCCGACCGAGCACGACCTGCGTGTCCGGTACCGCATCGACGGCGTGCTGCACGAGGTGCAGCGCTCACCGAAGAACATCCAGGGCGGCGTGATCAGCCGCGTCAAGATCCTCTCGGACATCGACATCGCCGAGAAGCGCAAGCCGCAGGACGGCCGCATGTCCGTGGTCCACAACGGGCGCAAGATCGACCTCCGCGTGGCGACGCTGCCCACCGTGTGGGGCGAGAAGATCGTCATGCGCATCCTGGACAACTCGACCGCGAGCCTGGACCTGCGCGACCTGAGCTTCCTGGAGCACAACTACGAGGCGTACCACGCGTCGTACACCAAGCCCTACGGGATGATCCTGGTCACGGGCCCGACGGGCTCCGGCAAGTCGACCACGTTGTACGCGACGCTGAACGCGGTGTCCCGGCCGGAGATCAACGTCATCACGGTCGAGGACCCGGTCGAGTACCGCCTGCCGAACATCAACCAGGTGCAGGTGAACCCGAAGGCCGGACTGACGTTCGCCGGCGCCCTGCGGTCGATCCTGCGCTCCGACCCCGACGTGGTGCTGCTCGGTGAGATCCGCGACCACGAGACGGCGCAGATCGCCATCGAGGCGGCCCTCACCGGCCACCTGGTGCTCTCGACGCTGCACACCAACGACGCGCCCTCGGCGATCACCCGACTGATCGAGATGGGCATCGAACCCTTCCTCGTCGGCTCGGCGCTGGACTGCGTTGTCGCGCAGCGGCTGGCGCGGCGGCTGTGCGAGAAGTGCAAGGAGCCGTACCGACCCTCGCCGGAGGAGATGGAGTCGGCACGGTTCCCCTGGATCGCGGGGGAGCCGGTCCCGGAGATCTTCCGGCCCGTCGGGTGCGTCTCGTGCTCGCGCACCGGCTACCGCGGCCGGCTCGCGCTGCACGAGGTGATGCGCGTGACCGAGGAGATCGAGCGGCACGCCGTCACCCACTCGTCCAGCGCGGAGATCGCGGCCACCGCGCGCAAGCAGGGGATGATCGCGCTCCGCGACGACGGCTGGCACAAGGTCGCGATGGGGCAGACGTCGATCGAGGAGATCCTGCGCGTCGTCGCATGA
- a CDS encoding type IV pilus twitching motility protein PilT, whose product MTESYQRPAEPTRPLPPYRPAGPQATDGSGAPVFHGAYSPVPSESAVQPQTPPYGAPAPAAAPYGAPAPTQPYTPQPAPAATPTPPVGTPSGPTGAPSRAAAPSAAKPAGPGHLARVGMTEEHGDELPLDDILREMVRLGASDVHFTTGAAPTVRLSGSLHPLEGFGMVKPEPLRRTLYAILTQKQRERFEEELELDLSYAVRGLARFRVNLYQQRESIGAAFRVIPYEIKPLEELGVPPVVGTFAGMPRGLVLVTGPTGSGKSTTLASIIDLANRSREDHIMTVEDPIEFLHRHKKSLVNQREVGQDTHSFANALKHVLRQDPDIILVGEMRDLETISVALTAAETGHLVFATLHTQDAAQTIDRIIDVFPSHQQAQVRTQLAGTLQGVVCQTLCKRADQPGRVVATEVMMATPAIRNLIREGKTHQIYSSMQAGAQQGMHTLDQHLADLVKSGKISYETGLEKAHHIEDYNRLTGRFSGQTQGQAAMADPAYGSAFGGQAY is encoded by the coding sequence GTGACCGAGTCGTACCAGCGGCCGGCCGAACCGACGCGGCCGTTGCCGCCGTACCGGCCGGCGGGGCCTCAGGCCACGGACGGCTCTGGCGCCCCCGTGTTCCACGGCGCCTACTCACCGGTCCCCTCCGAGAGCGCGGTGCAGCCGCAGACGCCTCCCTACGGCGCGCCCGCGCCAGCGGCAGCCCCGTACGGCGCCCCCGCACCGACGCAGCCGTACACCCCGCAGCCCGCCCCCGCCGCTACGCCGACACCGCCCGTCGGAACGCCGTCCGGCCCGACCGGCGCCCCCTCCCGTGCGGCTGCGCCGAGCGCAGCCAAGCCCGCGGGACCCGGCCACCTCGCGCGCGTCGGCATGACGGAGGAGCACGGCGACGAGCTGCCGCTCGACGACATCCTGCGCGAGATGGTCCGCCTCGGCGCCTCGGACGTGCACTTCACCACCGGTGCCGCGCCGACCGTCCGGCTGTCCGGATCCCTGCACCCGCTCGAAGGGTTCGGCATGGTGAAGCCGGAGCCGCTGCGCCGCACGCTGTACGCGATCCTCACGCAGAAGCAGCGCGAGCGCTTCGAGGAGGAGCTCGAGCTCGACCTCTCCTACGCCGTGCGCGGCCTGGCCCGCTTCCGCGTGAACCTCTACCAGCAGCGCGAGTCGATCGGCGCGGCCTTCCGCGTGATCCCCTACGAGATCAAGCCGCTCGAGGAGCTCGGCGTCCCGCCGGTCGTCGGGACGTTCGCCGGCATGCCGCGTGGCCTCGTCCTCGTCACGGGCCCCACGGGCTCCGGCAAGTCCACGACCCTCGCCTCGATCATCGACCTGGCGAACCGGTCCCGCGAGGACCACATCATGACCGTCGAGGACCCGATCGAGTTCCTGCACCGGCACAAGAAGTCGCTGGTGAACCAGCGCGAGGTCGGTCAGGACACGCACTCGTTCGCCAACGCGCTCAAGCACGTGCTGCGCCAGGACCCGGACATCATCCTGGTGGGGGAGATGCGCGACCTGGAGACCATCTCCGTCGCGCTGACCGCCGCCGAGACCGGTCACCTGGTGTTCGCCACCCTGCACACGCAGGACGCGGCCCAGACGATCGACCGCATCATCGACGTGTTCCCGTCCCACCAGCAGGCGCAGGTGCGCACGCAGCTCGCCGGCACCCTGCAGGGCGTCGTCTGCCAGACGCTGTGCAAGCGGGCCGACCAGCCCGGCCGCGTCGTCGCGACCGAGGTGATGATGGCGACGCCCGCCATCAGGAACCTGATCCGCGAGGGCAAGACCCACCAGATCTACTCCTCGATGCAGGCCGGCGCGCAGCAGGGCATGCACACCCTCGACCAGCACCTGGCCGACCTGGTCAAGTCCGGGAAGATCTCCTACGAGACGGGCCTGGAGAAGGCGCACCACATCGAGGACTACAACCGGCTGACCGGTCGGTTCTCCGGTCAGACGCAGGGTCAGGCGGCGATGGCCGACCCGGCGTACGGCAGCGCGTTCGGGGGGCAGGCGTACTGA
- a CDS encoding type II secretion system F family protein, which produces MATATKTYEYAVRDRSGKIIKGRVEAASQGAVAGRLREMGLAAVSIEELNTGGLKRELSIPGFGGKKVKLKDLSVMARQLATMINSGLSLLRALSILAEQTESAALSKILAQVRSDVETGVAFSVALGKHPDVFPPLMVNMVRAGEVGGFLDEVLLSIAANFEKDVQLRSKIRSAMTYPVVVFVVAILAMVGMLLFIVPIFAKMYAGLGANLPFLTRLLMVMSNGLKWTIGPVIIAIVAFAFWWKRHKNDDAVRERVDPWKLKVPVFGLLARKIAVSRFTRNFGTMIHAGVPILQALDIVGETSGNIVVEHAAKAVQESVRRGESLAGPLAQHPVFPPMVVQMISVGEDTGALDTMLAKVADFYDSEVEAMTEQLTSLIEPIMIVGVGGIIGFIVIGMYMPIFQIANVVQ; this is translated from the coding sequence ATGGCGACCGCGACGAAGACCTACGAGTACGCGGTCCGGGACCGCTCCGGGAAGATCATCAAGGGACGGGTCGAAGCCGCCTCCCAGGGGGCCGTGGCCGGGCGGCTGCGGGAGATGGGGCTGGCGGCCGTCTCCATCGAGGAGCTCAACACGGGGGGGCTGAAGCGCGAGCTCAGCATCCCCGGGTTCGGCGGCAAGAAGGTCAAGCTCAAGGACCTCTCGGTCATGGCCCGGCAGCTCGCCACGATGATCAACTCGGGTCTCTCCCTGCTGCGCGCCTTGAGCATTCTGGCCGAGCAGACGGAGTCAGCGGCGCTTTCCAAGATCCTCGCCCAGGTCCGAAGCGACGTGGAGACCGGCGTGGCCTTCTCCGTCGCGCTCGGCAAGCACCCCGACGTCTTCCCGCCCCTGATGGTCAACATGGTCAGGGCCGGCGAGGTAGGCGGATTCCTGGACGAGGTCCTGCTCTCCATCGCCGCCAACTTCGAGAAGGACGTGCAGCTGCGTAGCAAGATCAGGTCGGCGATGACCTATCCCGTGGTCGTGTTCGTCGTCGCGATCCTGGCCATGGTCGGCATGCTGCTCTTCATCGTCCCGATCTTCGCCAAGATGTACGCAGGGCTCGGGGCGAATCTACCATTTCTCACCAGACTGCTGATGGTGATGTCCAACGGTCTGAAATGGACCATCGGCCCCGTGATCATCGCCATCGTGGCGTTCGCCTTCTGGTGGAAGCGCCACAAGAACGACGATGCCGTGCGCGAGCGTGTGGACCCCTGGAAGCTCAAGGTCCCTGTGTTCGGCCTCCTGGCGCGCAAGATCGCGGTGTCGCGGTTCACCCGCAACTTCGGAACGATGATCCATGCCGGCGTACCCATCCTCCAGGCGCTCGACATCGTGGGGGAGACCAGCGGGAACATCGTCGTCGAGCATGCGGCGAAAGCGGTCCAGGAATCGGTCCGACGCGGGGAGTCCCTCGCCGGTCCGCTGGCCCAGCACCCGGTCTTTCCGCCGATGGTCGTCCAGATGATCTCCGTGGGTGAGGACACCGGTGCCTTGGACACGATGCTGGCCAAGGTCGCGGACTTCTACGACTCCGAGGTCGAGGCGATGACCGAGCAGCTCACCAGCCTCATCGAGCCCATCATGATCGTCGGCGTCGGCGGCATCATCGGTTTCATCGTCATCGGCATGTACATGCCGATCTTCCAGATCGCGAACGTCGTCCAGTAG
- a CDS encoding prepilin-type N-terminal cleavage/methylation domain-containing protein: protein MIARIRKSMQEKDQGFTLIELLVVMIIIGILAAIAIPVFLNQRKKAAETAAKADVSTIGKEIAAYYVDGTNALTLGTTVGTPNVWTLKDGATVVTSGNLTSKNTAAAGATAGIASGTSFCVQVDPSPSVAGAAIWSYTQNGLQKGACA, encoded by the coding sequence GTGATCGCTCGTATCCGCAAGTCCATGCAGGAGAAGGACCAGGGCTTCACCCTGATCGAGCTCCTCGTCGTCATGATCATCATCGGGATCCTGGCCGCCATCGCCATCCCCGTGTTCCTGAACCAGCGCAAGAAGGCGGCCGAGACCGCCGCCAAGGCGGACGTCTCCACCATCGGCAAGGAGATCGCCGCCTACTACGTCGACGGCACGAACGCACTGACTCTGGGCACGACGGTCGGTACCCCGAACGTCTGGACCCTCAAGGACGGCGCCACCGTCGTGACGAGCGGCAACCTCACCAGCAAGAACACCGCCGCTGCCGGGGCGACCGCCGGCATCGCGAGTGGCACCTCGTTCTGCGTCCAGGTTGACCCGTCGCCCTCGGTCGCCGGCGCTGCAATCTGGAGCTACACCCAGAACGGTCTTCAGAAGGGCGCCTGCGCCTGA
- a CDS encoding prepilin-type N-terminal cleavage/methylation domain-containing protein — MITRIRKSMQEKDQGFTLIELLVVMIIIGILAAIAIPVFLNQRKKAAETAAKADVSTIGKEIAAYYVDGTLALALSTTAGTPNVWNLADSAGTAVTNGNLSGKNTTIAGHITDGTNFCVGVDPSASVAGAQAWYYTQNGLSKTAPAGC, encoded by the coding sequence GTGATCACTCGTATCCGCAAGTCCATGCAGGAGAAGGACCAGGGCTTCACCCTGATCGAGCTCCTCGTCGTCATGATCATCATCGGGATCCTGGCCGCCATCGCCATCCCCGTGTTCCTGAACCAGCGCAAGAAGGCGGCCGAGACCGCCGCCAAGGCGGACGTCTCCACCATCGGCAAGGAGATCGCCGCCTACTACGTCGATGGCACTCTCGCCCTGGCGCTCAGCACCACCGCCGGCACACCGAACGTGTGGAACCTGGCGGACAGCGCAGGTACTGCAGTCACTAATGGCAACCTGTCCGGCAAGAACACCACGATCGCGGGCCACATCACTGACGGAACGAACTTCTGCGTCGGTGTGGACCCGTCCGCTTCGGTTGCGGGCGCACAGGCCTGGTACTACACGCAGAACGGCCTCTCGAAGACGGCACCTGCCGGCTGCTGA